The DNA region ttatcttatatatatatatattaatgaaaaCATTGTAATATGTATGTAAAACATTATTTCTGTTTGTTAATGTAttcaataatatatttataatgttaaatcatgatatattattattattattttttttttattagtACATTAATTTTAGTATATAGTGATAAAACACTATCTATaatgtattaaaataaattatatattcatatcaTTTAATCATGATAGAAATATTGGTATGtcatttataatatatattagaaatatcaagtaaatttatttatatatggatatatgtatcttcaaaaaaaattaaaattttacATAATCTAAATAAAGTTAATAATAGATATAGAAACCCAAAAGGTATTAAAATAAgtttaaaagaaaaatcTCTAACATTTTGTATCTTAGGATTAAATTCAACATATTACATATCTGAACAATTGTTCAGATTCATATTTTCTTGtactttatatttattataaagCATTCTTTTCATTTCAAAATTTTTGAGGCAACTAGAAATgatttttcatttttcttttgaGTTATTTTTTGGATATTTGTTTTCcttgtaattttttttattcgtatttttctattcgtttaattcattattttcatgtttattatttaatgtaaggacataatatatttttcttaatgataaaaaaattttttgttctAATGGGTTGTCTTTATGGTGCTAATTTTTAGATAATCTATTAGAATCGTTCTAAAAGGAATTGGGGAAGAAAAAATTCTattgattatatattttatatatatatatatatatatatatatgatcATAAAAcatagaaataataatcttACGATTAACATAAAATTCCATTgtgtattatattattctaAAGAAAtcaatattaaaaatacaatGAATGTTTATTCCTTAAGgagaatatttttaaatttgtTGTTAATACcttaaattttattattagtaTTACTAAATGTAGgttcatatattttgaatCTTCTTATAATGgcaattttttttatatatgtattatattgatagacctttttatattaattattttttcttaagAATATTATCATGTGTGAAAAAAGTTAAACAATGATTCCAGGagattataatatatatagacGAAATTCATATCTGTTAAAAAGTGtaaataatgaattaaGAAATGTCTTacatgaaaaaaaattaaaatattccTCTTATTTcacaatataataatataaattataataatttatcaaACAAATCCACACTGCAGGTATTACATAATGTATtagataatttaaaaaaacgttaatatgatgaagatctttatataatatatggAATCATGTGTTGAGTGTAGCTAAAAACGTATTTgatcatatattaaaagatttATGGCTTTATATAGATGATTActtaaatataaatatcaatattatcatatttgCATTCAATATAATTATAGGTGTTTAAAAACTATGTACActacataatataaattaattcATGATATTGGAAAAAAACCAATATACAGATATGGAAGATATTCTTAATATTTATAGTTTAATTAAGGATGGACTTATTAATTGATGAAAtcaaaaattttatttattcatatatataaagtattatgatacattaaaaaattatttattcaaTTAACATATTACGATATTTACAGAAAAGATTAAATATGTTAAAAGATTAGATATGAAAActaatattttatgtgAATGGTAATTATGTTGTTTTTTTAGGATGCATAACAGGACAAATATGgaaaacaaaatgaatataaggttatatatatataaatatttatatgaaataatttatatataatatatgtatataagAAACAGATaaaaatcattttttacGATAGTATTTTGTATGcatattaatttataataaccccatgtataatttttttttattattataacaaatgtttcttaaaatatactaaaattttatatggtacaaaatatatatatatatatatatatatatttaaatcattttaaggtttcataatattctattaatatttataataatataattacatttatgataatatagAATCATAGTAagttttataattatttattaatttttataaaataatattatattgtaaattgttttgtttaattaaaatattacaaatttttaatgtttatttttttattatttttttcttttctatatatatgtcttatatttttaaacccacatatattaatattttcatttttaaatgataactattaaagaaaattaaaaatatatatatataatatgcaaaattataattatattttaaaatagGAGAAtgtaaatttatttttaaatattaatcTAATAGAATGgatgaatatattattaatataaaagcataatatgtaatagtactaaatatggaaaataaaaaaataatttttatgtataaatatataaatatatacatttattaatctacaatgttttaaaattataaaaataaaaaatttatatttaattattcattattattatatcaagttatatgttataaattacactcatataaatatatatatatatataattacaaaaaaatgtatattataaagaataaaattcattttttttttttacataaaataaCATGTATATTAAAAGGATCTAGTTCCTTAATGTATATACTATAAAAggttattatattttttttttattttttaataattatttaataatatagaaattattattttaaatggaaaatatgtatatataattattcatttatatttttttaaattttaatatttaatattattttatggattgttcatattattaattgtTCCTTCTTtgacatatataaaatatatttatatatattcttatatttaacatataatttttatattttatcataatattaataagaaatatgataagaaaaaaatatgaattattttgaaataataaaaataaaattaaaaaaaaaaaaaaaaacacaatatatatataaataaattatatatattttttatatgattatgtaatttctttaattcttttattttttttaattcaatatttgtatatatttcatatacTTTTCATGcaaaaaagaagaaaataataaaattaaaaaaaaaaaaaaaaaagtaaatatatataattattatatatatatatatatatatatatatatttatactacaggtaaattattattcagatattatgtatatatattatataattatttataaaaaaagatcatttaattttcccatatattttattatgtttacattttaatttttttgtgtattaaatttttatatttattttaatttccattttaaatattatttatttctactatatatattaaaaaaattctggatatatttttattacaaattatatacaaattaatatatatttaaataaaattttatttaattcttttatttacCTAAATGTATTCTATGTACCCAATATTTCAATAGTTtacaaatttttttaaattaatattatattttatattattaattttttatatgaatatatgattaaaaattatgtatttttattaatataattttttttttctcagttaataatttataggcaatattatttattgtatttattattattatccGTTTTTAGTGtacttatttttttccgaactttaattttttatgtattgtcatctatataaatattattatttatatatttattttattattatataatggCTAAGTAGTactattttatttattttaatttttttttttttaaattttataatcatattattaaaagattgaattaaaatatatgtatttaaaatacatattataatataatatataaatatatatatgtggtttatatttttctatatttaatttaatatattatatatattttttttttttttctttttatatttatatttttattagaaatatatatataaatatatacatatatattaatatttatttaggaattaaaaaaaaaaaaaaaattaattttattaaacttttattttttgttgttcttatttatatataagatacataaatatatatatatatatatatatatatatgtaaattaaattttttaaaagaatgatgaaaaaaaaattaaaagaaacAAATTTATGTACAATATGATTGTTTAAATGATCcattctttttaattttaaatgtttttataatattatatgatatgcatgtgtatattttgttataaGGTTAATACATTctacataatatatatattaccaTAAGTATTGTTATGTTtattctatatttttatatttatatataaaccttttttttatgttttatgttttgttttttattttgtattttgtatttttgtatgttttctatatatatagaacGTACAAACATTATTgttactatatatatatatatatttatattttaatattcatttgtcattaataaatcttttaattcttttttcttccATTTATGTTTTTGTAGATTATTTTTCtgtaattattatacataataattaaaagatatattatatattatattaatttttactgaaaataaaaaaaaaaaaatgtgtgatgttataaatatatgaataatatattctttgatttttttttttttttttttatgtttacCTAATTAGTACAACATTCAAAATGTCTAAGTTAAAATGTGATAAACTGCATagaattaataataatcacGAAAATGttagaaaaattaatagTTCTATGTCTAttgtatattatacaaTAAGAAAGaatatacattatataaaagaaggaacaaaattttattattccttagtaaaaatattattaattacgttttttatttgtatatttacAAGATCGAATCATGTAAGTTAAATTTTTAGatataaatgtttataatattatattgttttatatatatatataaatatattttttcctttattttataGGGTCCTTTTTATGAgacatttaaaaataaaccTAATATAAAAAGCATATGTAATAAAAGACTTAATAGATATTTGTATGAATACCAAATAAGTAATAATTCCAACTATTTTAATAATGCTTATGcaaataatcaaaatatactaattgataattataataatgagaTAGATTATTTGAATGattatgtaaaaaatgatattttaaataacTCTGAAcagataaatataaacaatgaaacaataaataaaaaatgtagTGTATTATTAAGAAAACAAAGAGTActatatgaagaaaaaacaGACGCTGTTACAACAAGTGAAGGTGCTTCAGAAACATTAGGGGATATTCgtaataaattaaaaacaaGAACAGAGACACCTGATGGAATTACATACGGCAATAGAATGCATGGACCAATGAAAGGAAAACTAGATAATTTAAGTAACAAACCAAGTGAATTTAGAagaacaaataataaagaatatgaaacaaaattaaaaggTCCTCCTACGAATGAAAATGATTAcagaaaaaatattatgaagGAACCGGAAGTAAAAACGAAAgttattaatttaaaaaattgtGGTGTAAATAAATCACGTGTAGTTGCATATGAAGTAGTTCCTAAAATTGTTACAACGAAAGATGAGGGGAATAGGAAAATTAATAGAGTGGAATATGAAATAAGAGCAAAATATGATACTACAAGTAAAAATGaggaaaataataatgatacAACAACAAATGAGATATCATCAAAAATGGAAACAAAAAATGAATCTATAATGGGAAATTCAAATGGTACATACGAAGTGagagaagaaaaaatgaatatttcACAACAAAGTAGATTAAATAGTAAAAGTGGTAATATGAATGGAATAAAATCCAATGTCACTACTTCTAAAGAAACTCCAATAGCCAAAccaaataataatattgaaaacAAGGATGGAAAAAATCCATTTATAGACGATGATGTATCAAATAAGAAAGGCAACTTGCaagataataatagaaaattaaatgttacaattaattcaaataatgttaaaaataatttagggaataataataatcaaatGAAACAAGGAACAAATCCATTTATAGATGATGTACATGATAAGAAAGATAATTTTCaagataataatagaaaatTAAATGTTACAACTAATACAACtaatattaaaaacaaGTTAGggaataataataatcaaatGAAGCAAGGTAAAAACCCATTTATAGATGATGATgtaaatgataaaaaagataatttACAAGATAGTAATAGagtattaaaaaaaggTACTAATCCCTTTATAGATGAAGATGAATTAGAGGAGATACATAAACAAGAAagagaagaaaaaattagaaatgagaaaaaacaaaatggaggtaataatcaaaataaaaaaagtagTCCAAATAGTCAAAATAAGACAATTAATcaaaataaacaaaatagTCAAAATAGGAcaaataatcaaaataaacaaaatagTCAAAATAGGAcaaataatcaaaataaacaaaataagCAAAATATTCCAAATAAATTAGATAATAAGAATAAGGAAAATACACAATGCAatcaaaatgaaaatttaaaaacaagtgataataaaactaatgaaaaattaaacaGAAAGACATCTAAAGATAATAAAgtgaataaaaaaaacaatgacgaaaataataattctttaaaaaattcaaaattTAAAGACGTTTTATTAGATGTAGCCAAAGATATTGAAAATGGAATTAGTTCAGATATGCTTAATAAAAATCATAGattaaaaaatgagaataaaaatcaaggaagaaaattaaaaaatgaatcTATTACACAGAAtaaattagaaaataaaagtgCAAGAAATATGGATGATAGTAAACATTTATTTGAAAATGGGtatgatttaaaaaaagaatcAAAAAGAgattttaatatatcacAAGAAAGTGGTTTAGATTATACACATGAATATGAGAGAGAGTTGAATAAGGAGTATGATAGATATTCTGATAGAGGCTCTACATATATGGAATACGATGAATATTGCGATTATGATGAATATGATGATTATAATgattatgatgataattatgTGGGAAATCCAATGAAATTATTTACCAGTGATATAATGAATAGGTATggaaatattaaaagtggattaaaacataatacaaataaaattgCAAAGACTGTTTTAAAAGGTATAGATGATATAGAAGATGAAGGACCATCTATTAAAGNNNNNNNNNNNNNNNNNNNNNNNNNNNNNNNNNNNNNNNNNNNNNNNNNNNNNNNNNNNNNNNNNNNNNNNNNNNNNNNNNNNNNNNNNNNNNNNNNNNNtaaaattaattaaataattaattaataatattgcAAATATACACAATTTAttgatttattatatgtgaaatataaataatagcatataatatatatacaaatatacATTAATGTGCATATAACattgttttatattattattttaaattctcatattttataactTTTTGTGTACTTTGATCCGTGTCAAACTGATGAAGAAATGAAAATCTTTTAATGAGGTATACAGGTATTATAAATGTGACGGGGGGACACGAAATGTGTAAAATTTCAAACAATGAAAGTAAGAATAAATCTAACAATGGTGAAGGCTTATTCTGAATCTCAAAATCTAATATTTTGTCTACAAATAGATTATCATAAAATTCTAATTTACCTCTCAACGTTTTAATAGTATTTCTATGTGAACcattattcataaaattaaCATGATCGATGTAATCATATTTTGCATCATTTATTTCTTGTTTTAATAAACGAAAATAATCAGATTTTTTATCCTTTACATCATAATTAGATATTGTGTCTAAATCtttatctttttcattatttatatgacTCTTTATATGTGTTTGTAACGTTTTGGTAGTTTTCTCATCAATATTTGAAGATATTTCACATAATCGTCTgattaaataataattatttttattaacattttcagagatattaaaatatttttcataaaatatctataaagcataattaaatttataaataatgttattaattatataataaataatatgaaaaaaaatatatatataatgaataatatgtatatagATTTTCAaatgttatttattttaaattaataccttattagaattaaataagcctaaaataaaaataaaaaacacAAAAAATTTATTCATTGAAACAAACTTATTCGTTTTATTAAAGACactataaaaatatataaagcttattttatatatatataatatttttataatataaaatttttataaaatatatattatgttttgaaaattttatataaattcGCTGAAAAGATAAatcaagaaaaaaatttattttttataaatatggaaaaattatataatatatatatttatgagaaaaataaaaatatatatataaatatataataaaaattatttatatgtataaaaaatatattatttaatttatcatatttttaatattattatatatataaaagtttttataaaatatatataatgttttgaaaattttatataaatgcGCTGAAAAGATAAATCaagaaaaaatttaatttttataaatatgtaaaaattatataatatatatatttatgaaaaaaataaaaacaaaaaaaaaaatatatatatataaataatatatttgtatataaaatatatatatatttggTTTTATGGTGAAATGtgaatttttatttatatatgaaaaaatatattttattattttatatatataatatttaagtaaaaatataatggttaatttaataattttaatatata from Plasmodium gaboni strain SY75 chromosome 14, whole genome shotgun sequence includes:
- a CDS encoding putative exported protein (Plasmodium exported protein, unknown function); its protein translation is MNKFFVFFIFILGLFNSNKIFYEKYFNISENVNKNNYYLIRRLCEISSNIDEKTTKTLQTHIKSHINNEKDKDLDTISNYDVKDKKSDYFRLLKQEINDAKYDYIDHVNFMNNGSHRNTIKTLRGKLEFYDNLFVDKILDFEIQNKPSPLLDLFLLSLFEILHISCPPVTFIIPVYLIKRFSFLHQFDTDQSTQKVIKYENLK
- a CDS encoding EMP1-trafficking protein, with protein sequence MSKLKCDKLHRINNNHENVRKINSSMSIVYYTIRKNIHYIKEGTKFYYSLVKILLITFFICIFTRSNHGPFYETFKNKPNIKSICNKRLNRYLYEYQISNNSNYFNNAYANNQNILIDNYNNEIDYLNDYVKNDILNNSEQININNETINKKCSVLLRKQRVLYEEKTDAVTTSEGASETLGDIRNKLKTRTETPDGITYGNRMHGPMKGKLDNLSNKPSEFRRTNNKEYETKLKGPPTNENDYRKNIMKEPEVKTKVINLKNCGVNKSRVVAYEVVPKIVTTKDEGNRKINRVEYEIRAKYDTTSKNEENNNDTTTNEISSKMETKNESIMGNSNGTYEVREEKMNISQQSRLNSKSGNMNGIKSNVTTSKETPIAKPNNNIENKDGKNPFIDDDVSNKKGNLQDNNRKLNVTINSNNVKNNLGNNNNQMKQGTNPFIDDVHDKKDNFQDNNRKLNVTTNTTNIKNKLGNNNNQMKQGKNPFIDDDVNDKKDNLQDSNRVLKKGTNPFIDEDELEEIHKQEREEKIRNEKKQNGGNNQNKKSSPNSQNKTINQNKQNSQNRTNNQNKQNSQNRTNNQNKQNKQNIPNKLDNKNKENTQCNQNENLKTSDNKTNEKLNRKTSKDNKVNKKNNDENNNSLKNSKFKDVLLDVAKDIENGISSDMLNKNHRLKNENKNQGRKLKNESITQNKLENKSARNMDDSKHLFENGYDLKKESKRDFNISQESGLDYTHEYERELNKEYDRYSDRGSTYMEYDEYCDYDEYDDYNDYDDNYVGNPMKLFTSDIMNRYGNIKSGLKHNTNKIAKTVLKGIDDIEDEGPSIK